One part of the Sarcophilus harrisii chromosome 5, mSarHar1.11, whole genome shotgun sequence genome encodes these proteins:
- the LOC116419300 gene encoding GTPase NRas-like: MYKLAMMGTFCVGKSALIMQFIEDCFLTEYDPTIQDFYRQQTVVDGEQCQLDIVDTTGIEAFCPMRDKSIRWGEGFLLVYAVNDRHSFENVNVLWDRLQILKGTKHVPVVLVANKVDVTNRVVHRTQGQEVARSFGIPYVETSAKTGQGVEQAFHELMGEIHRMRSEELNSDLNTKQREACGCKCCTIQ, encoded by the coding sequence ATGTATAAGTTGGCAATGATGGGCACCTTTTGTGTGGGCAAGAGTGCACTGATCATGCAGTTTATTGAAGATTGTTTTTTGACCGAGTATGACCCCACCATCCAAGATTTCTACCGTCAACAAACAGTGGTGGATGGAGAACAGTGCCAGCTGGACATTGTGGATACCACAGGCATTGAAGCATTTTGCCCTATGAGGGACAAGTCCATACGCTGGGGAGAGGGCTTCCTCTTGGTCTATGCAGTGAATGACCGCCACTCTTTTGAGAATGTGAATGTCCTCTGGGACCGTCTGCAGATCCTCAAGGGGACCAAGCATGTACCTGTGGTGTTGGTGGCCAACAAAGTAGACGTGACCAACAGGGTGGTGCACCGCACCCAGGGCCAGGAGGTGGCCAGGAGTTTTGGGATCCCTTATGTGGAGACATCAGCCAAGACTGGGCAAGGTGTGGAGCAAGCCTTCCATGAGCTCATGGGTGAAATTCATAGAATGAGATCTGAGGAGCTCAACAGTGACCTTAATACTAAGCAGAGGGAGGCCTGTGGGTGCAAGTGTTGCACAATCCAGTGA